In Streptomyces sp. 71268, the DNA window CGCGTACACACACGGCCGTCACACAGCGTACCAGCCATGCGGGTGAGCCCTCACCGCGGGCGACCCACGGGCCGCGCCGGGGCCTCACCGCTCCGCCGTGGGCCGGCCGGGTGGGCCGGGTGAGCCGGGTGGACTTACGGGCGGGACGCCGTGGGGCACGGGGCCGGTCTCGCGGAGCGCGGGGCTGGACGTACGGGGCACGGGGTCAGCGCCAGGGAGCGCGCCTCGCGGGGCACGGGGCGCGGGGCACGGGGCACGGGGCCAGCCTCGCGGGGCGGCGGACTACAGGGTACGGAGCCTCGGGGCGCGTCCAGCCGGTGGTCAGCCGCTCGTCATGCTCCGCGCCGAGGAGTAGACGTCGAGGACGGCCAGGCACAGCGGCACCAGCGAGAGCAGCAGCGCGCCCTCCGCCAGGTCCGAGACGCGGCCCCAGAAGGGGGTCAGCCCCTTCTTCGGGATGATCAGGCCGAGCGCGACGATCAGCGCCGCTCCGGCGGCGATGGCGCCCACCAGCCACACGGTGCGTACGTCCATCCCGGTCCGGTCGCCGCCCAGCAGCTCCGCCCGCAGGTGGTCGGGGGCGTGCAGCGCGAGCCCGAGCACGAGGAGGCCGATGGCCGCGATCCCCGCGACGAGGACGCTGGCGACCTGCGAGGTGTAGCGGAAGAGCCTGGCCCGCAGCAGCATGGCCAGGCCGGTGGTCAGGGCGAGTATCTGGCCCCACACCGAGTCCGAGAAGCCCAGCACCGCCGCCGCGCCGATCACGACCACGCTGCATCCGCCGACCAGGCCGAGCAGCATCTCGTGCCCGCGCCGCGCCTGCGCCGCGATGCGTTCGGCGTCGATCGGGTCGGGAGACGGCGGGTCGTCGGGGTCGGCGTCGAAGTCCACGCTGGTCGCGCTGTACGGCGACGCGTAGCCGATCGGCAGCCGCGCGAAGCGGGTGGAGAGCCCGGGCAGGAAGGCCAGGGTGCCGATCGCGACCGGCGCGCAGACCGCGGCGGCGTCGGTGGCGCTGGCGTCGGCGAGGATGGCGCAGAACGTGGCGAGCGTCCCGATGGTCGCGGCGAAGGCCGTGGCGACGAACGGCGCGTCACCGTCGGGCGTGAGCGCCACGAGCAGGACGGACGCCACCAGGACGCAGACGCAACCGAGCAGGAACTGCAACCGCCCGGGCTCCGCGCCCGGGTCCGCCTCGATGATCCCGGAGCCGGCGACCAACAGGTGTGGCATGGCGCCGAGCCCCAGCGCGATAGCCGACGGGCGGTCGTCGTACACCCGGGCCCGCACCCCGGCCAGCGCCGTCAGCAGCACCGCGGCGACGCCGGCGACGATGCCGGGCAGGCCGTGCATGGAGTGCCGGTCGGGGTCGGCGTACCAGAGCACGAGGGCCATCAGGACGATCAGCAGCACTCCGCCCACCAGACCGGCGCCGCGCAGCATGTCCTCGCGCCACAGGTGCCGGTCGCGGGTGACGGCGGTGGCCACGGCGTCGGACACGTCGTCGAAGACGGTCGGCGGCAGGGAGTCCGCGAACGGGCGCAGGCTGAGCAGCTCGCCGTCGAGGACGCGCTGCGCCGCGAGCGAGCGGGCGCTGTCGAGGACGGTGCCGTCGCGGCGCAGCAGGTGGTAGCCGGTGGGCGCGCCCGGAGGCTGGGTCTGGCCGGTCAGCCGAAGGATCTCGGGGTAGACGTCGGCAACCGCGATGTCGTCGGGCAGCGCGACGTCGATGCGGCTGTCGGGAGCAACGACGGTGACCCGACAGAAGCCGGTCGTTGCGGTCGAACTCACCAGAGTGCCCCTCTGTTTGGCGTCTGTTGGACAGGTGCGCGCCCGGTCACCCTACCTACCTTGGTGTCAGAGCGTGTCAGTAGGATCACGCATACGAGGTGAGAAGCCGGCACTACGGGCGCTTCTGTCCGGAATTTCCCGAAGTCGCCGCCGTAATACGGGGATTGGTGCACCGGTGAGTCAGATCGTCGTCAAGCGTCCGCCGCGCGCGTTACCTTCCGAGGTGCCATCGGACGAGCTGCGGCTCGAACCGCCGCCCGAGCTGCCCCGCGGGCAGCAGGAGGGCGTGCTGATGCAGCTCCTGCCGATGCTCGGCATGGGGTCGTCCGTGGTGTTCTTCTTCATGCCGGGCGCGGCGCCGTTCATGCGGATCATGGGCGCGCTGATGCTGGTCTCCACGGTGGGCATGGTGATAGCGCAGATCGTGCGCTACCGGCGTGGCACGCAGGGCCAGTTGGCGGACGTGCGCCGGGACTACCTGAAGTACCTGGCCCAGACCCGGCGCCAGATCCGGCGCACCGCGCGGGCCCAGCGTGACGCCCAGTTCTACCTGCATCCCGCGCCGGACCAGTTGTGGTCCCTGACGGTGGACGCGAGCGCGCGCCCGTCCGGTGACGCGGCGAGCCGGGTGTGGGAGCGGCGGATCAGCGACGCGGACTTCGGGCAGGTACGGGTCGGGCTCGGCGCACAGCA includes these proteins:
- the eccD gene encoding type VII secretion integral membrane protein EccD; this translates as MSSTATTGFCRVTVVAPDSRIDVALPDDIAVADVYPEILRLTGQTQPPGAPTGYHLLRRDGTVLDSARSLAAQRVLDGELLSLRPFADSLPPTVFDDVSDAVATAVTRDRHLWREDMLRGAGLVGGVLLIVLMALVLWYADPDRHSMHGLPGIVAGVAAVLLTALAGVRARVYDDRPSAIALGLGAMPHLLVAGSGIIEADPGAEPGRLQFLLGCVCVLVASVLLVALTPDGDAPFVATAFAATIGTLATFCAILADASATDAAAVCAPVAIGTLAFLPGLSTRFARLPIGYASPYSATSVDFDADPDDPPSPDPIDAERIAAQARRGHEMLLGLVGGCSVVVIGAAAVLGFSDSVWGQILALTTGLAMLLRARLFRYTSQVASVLVAGIAAIGLLVLGLALHAPDHLRAELLGGDRTGMDVRTVWLVGAIAAGAALIVALGLIIPKKGLTPFWGRVSDLAEGALLLSLVPLCLAVLDVYSSARSMTSG